A genomic window from Glycine max cultivar Williams 82 chromosome 17, Glycine_max_v4.0, whole genome shotgun sequence includes:
- the LOC102664987 gene encoding cysteine-rich receptor-like protein kinase 10, translating to MCFENIPLKSKAPVKEDEVEDEIKIAESLQFNFNTIQVATEDFSDSNKLGQGGFGVVYRGRLSNGQMIAVKKLSRDSCQGDTKFKNEVLLVAKLQLRNLVRLLGFCLEGNERLLVYEYVPNKSLDYFTFDPNMKAQLDWESRYNIFSCGVLVLEILSGQKDSGIHHGENVEDLLSFAWRSWNEQTAINIVDPSLNNNSRNEMMRCIHIGLLCVQENLVDRPTTATIMLMNANNVTPTKDNTQLLRI from the exons ATGTGTTTCGAGAACATTCCCTTAAAAAGCAAGGCGCCTG TTAAAGAAGATGAAGTTGAGGATGAAATTAAAATTGCCGAGTCATTGCAATTTAACTTCAACACAATACAAGTTGCTACAGAAGACTTCTCTGATTCTAATAAACTTGGACAAGGTGGATTTGGAGTTGTTTACAGG GGTAGGCTCTCTAATGGGCAGATGATTGCAGTTAAAAAGTTGTCAAGAGATTCTTGCCAAGGAGATACCAAATTTAAGAATGAGGTGCTTTTAGTGGCCAAGCTTCAGCTCCGAAATTTAGTTAGGCTACTTGGTTTCTGCTTGGAAGGAAATGAAAGGCTACTTGTCTATGAATATGTTCCTAATAAAAGCCTTGATTATTTCACATTTG ATCCAAACATGAAAGCACAATTGGATTGGGAAAGTCGTTACAATATCTTCAGTTGTGGTGTACTAGTTCTTGAGATTTTAAGCGGCCAAAAAGACAGTGGCATTCATCATGGGGAGAATGTTGAGGATCTACTAAGTTTC GCATGGAGAAGTTGGAACGAGCAGACAGCTATAAATATTGTAGATCCATCATTAAACAACAATTCACGAAATGAAATGATGAGATGTATTCATATTGGTTTACTTTGTGTTCAAGAAAATTTAGTGGACAGACCAACCACGGCTACCATTATGCTCATGAATGCTAACAATGTAACCCCAACCAAGGACAACACACAGTTGCTAAGAATTTAA
- the LOC102665123 gene encoding TBC1 domain family member 22B has translation MMRSTCFVRLVLIVQELFLMFHSSSSSEVQKSLERILYPWAIRHPASGYVQGINDLVTPFLVVFLSEYFEGDINNWSMSDLSSDIIISNIEADCYWC, from the exons ATGATGAGGTCAACATGCTTCGTCAG ATTGGTGTTGATTGTCCAAGAACTGTTCCTGATGTTCCATTCTTCCAGCAGCAGCGAAGTTCAGAAATCATTGGAACGTATTCTTTATCCATG GGCCATTCGACATCCTGCAAGTGGATATGTTCAGGGGATAAATGATCTTGTTACACcatttttggttgttttcttaTCAGAATATTTTGAAGGGGATATCAATAATTGGTCAATGTCTGATTTATCTTCAGATATAATCATCTCTAATATAGAGGCTGACTGCTACTGGTGCTAG
- the LOC112997654 gene encoding probable L-type lectin-domain containing receptor kinase S.7, translated as MAAPILLVIADGGTAIPPLPLAGSIEKTGKTEFLDELNTIAGLRHKNLVQLQGWCVEKGELLLVYDFMPNGSLDKMLYKEPERGKLLSWSHRQNIALGLASVLVYLHQECEQRVIHRDIKAGNILLDGNFNPRLGDFGLAKLMDHDKGPVSTLTAGTMGYLAPEYLQYGKATDKTDVFSYGVVVLEVACGRRPIEREGYKMLNLIDWVWGLHSEGKVIEAADKRLNGEFEEEKMRKLLILGLSCANPDSAERPSMRRVLQILNNEAAPLAVPKVKPTLTFSSDLPLPLTIEDIVSEADQESMCKIKID; from the coding sequence GGAAGACTGAGTTTCTGGATGAACTCAACACCATTGCTGGTTTGAGGCACAAGAATTTGGTTCAGCTTCAAGGTTGGTGCGTTGAGAAGGGGGAGTTGCTGCTTGTGTATGACTTCATGCCCAATGGAAGCTTGGACAAGATGCTTTACAAGGAACCTGAAAGGGGGAAGCTTTTGAGTTGGTCTCACAGGCAAAACATTGCACTAGGGTTGGCTTCTGTGCTGGTTTACCTTCACCAAGAGTGTGAGCAGAGAGTGATTCACAGGGATATTAAGGCTGGGAACATATTGCTGGATGGAAATTTCAACCCTAGGTTAGGGGATTTTGGACTGGCAAAGCTTATGGATCATGATAAGGGCCCTGTTTCCACTTTAACTGCTGGAACAATGGGGTACCTTGCACCTGAGTATCTTCAGTATGGAAAAGCCACTGATAAGACTGATGTTTTCAGCTATGGGGTGGTTGTGCTTGAGGTGGCTTGTGGGAGGAGGCCAATTGAAAGAGAAGGGTATAAGATGTTGAATCTGATTGATTGGGTTTGGGGCCTTCACTCTGAAGGAAAAGTGATTGAGGCAGCTGATAAAAGGTTGAATGGGGAGTTTGAGGAGGAGAAGATGAGGAAATTGTTGATTTTGGGGTTGAGTTGTGCTAATCCTGATAGTGCTGAGAGACCCTCCATGAGGAGAGTGCTGCAAATTCTAAACAATGAGGCTGCACCACTTGCTGTGCCAAAAGTGAAGCCAACACTCACCTTTTCTTCTGACCTACCTCTGCCTCTCACTATTGAGGACATTGTTTCAGAGGCGGATCAAGAGTCTATGTGCAAGATCAAAATTGACTGA